From the Hevea brasiliensis isolate MT/VB/25A 57/8 chromosome 13, ASM3005281v1, whole genome shotgun sequence genome, the window ATAAAACTGAAAGTAAAGAAAGCAAGTGAAAAATAGCATTTATGAAGAAAGGTTTTATACTTGAATTTATGATGACAAGGATTCTGTTGCATGAATTTCATCAAAAATCAACTCTGCATTTTGTTCATTCTTGGGTCCATCATGTATTAGTCATGCTTCCTCCTGCACAAAAATTTCCAGATGCAGCATTTAGTATCATAAGATTAAAACATAGATTTGCAAAAGGTAGCTTCTGGCAGAATTAGGAGAtagagaagaagagatgaaatgaATTACAGGTTACTCACCTGATGTCTGATGAAGTGGTGGAAGGCTCATCAGAAGTTTCAGTATACGTTGTAGTGAGCTCCCTAAGTTGCAGATGCATGCTATTGATGAAAGCTATTGTTTCATGCTGAGGTTCCTCCATTGCTTCTTTCAGCTTGCTTAAAGCTAAGCAATATGCTTCCTGCATGCCCATTCAGTTTTACTTAAATCAGCTGTTTCTGCTTATCTATATTCAATATTtccctagaaataatttctaaaattgtaattatttataaactatattattacaatttaaattgtgatgaaaattattcatattaataatcaattaaaattacatgaaaataaaatagaaaattataaaaccgattattaaattttaatttttcaattcttgattttatttatatttaattcttaGTTCAGATGAAATATGAGAATAaaagtgaatatatatatatatatatcaagtctTAAAAGGTTAaagatttttaattttcttgaaaacatttttagttgaattttaaaatataaaaaatgtgcTAAATCCTAAATTTTTGACACTAAAATAAGATTGAGCAATTTTTGTAGCCTATCCTTAAACTTTACTCTATGTTTCACTTCTATtccttaactttaatttattattacaaaatttctaaactttaattttatttcacaaaaaatCTCTTTAACTTGCAATAttaaattttcatattaaaaatttCTTCCAAGCTATAGTatgacatatataaatatatttttaatactttctaatgaaGGTAAATATCTCTCCTTTTCAGAAAGTAAATTGTTAGTGATGGCATTGGTAtttttgtaataaatttatatcattattgaaatatattataataagttAAAGTgatttttgtgaaataaaattaaagtttaaaatttttttaataataaattaaaattaagagacGAAAGTATAATACAAAACAAAATTTAGGTACCAATTATAAAAATTACTTAACAAAACCCGATGGAATTACTTATTAGCAGTGCTCTATACaatctttccttttctcttttgacACTAAAGAAAATGTGTATTGTCTTTTTCAAACAAATCCTTTTTTCCAACAGAGATCTGATTAAAGTAAGTGATGCTGATATCAATACCATTTTTAGCTTAGCTACATGTTGACTAGACccattgctctctctctctctctctctctctctctctctctcttttctttctaaCGGAGGAGGAAGTGAGGACTATAACCTAGAAGAGCTTTTAATCAGAGTTACCATGAAGTGATCTAGCTCTGGCTGACTTAGAGAGCTTGAACTGATATTTCTACCAGCAGCTACCTTCTGCTTCATGCTATGGCATTGGTCTGCTTCATCTATGCTAacaacctgaaaaaaaaaaagatattgtaAATCATCAAAATAGTACTAATTCAATGGCAGTCatttctgaaaatttatgatAATGAACTTGAATAGAAGCCTAGCTAGGAGATGGATCTGGCCATGGAgggtgtatacatatatatatatatatgtatagaagGCTAAAAACCCAAGAAATTATCAAATGATAGATGATTTCATATACATTAATAATGTACGTAAAAGTAATAAAGACCTCAACTTGATGTGGTAATTGCATAGGGCTCACTCTAGTCTTGACAAAaccaaaagagagagagagagagagagagagagagagagagaccttcAAACAGTCCATATGAGTCTGAACCAAGAGTCCATACAAAGGATGGCTAGAGATTCTCTTCTTGAGAGCCtcagcttcttcctcttctttttccTTACTACTAgtagcagcagcagtagtagtaCAGCTCCTCTTACTCTCCATTTGCTCCAAATAGTAGTATTGAAACCTTCAAATTTGGTGCAATAACTGTAGTCTACTTTTGCCATATTTGCTCATATATAAGAAAGATCACTAGCATCAAAGCCACTCCCATATGTTGGATTGACCCATGCATGCAAAATTAGATGGTATCAGTCAGAGAACTCTCATTGAAGAGTTTGGCCTTTTTTCCTTCACCTCTTTGTGTCTTTTTACATTGATGAAAGTTACAGTTCAGGGGGTTTCTCGAATAATGGGAACCTAAGGCTTTGCTCGTACAATTTCTTTCTGTGTAGCCACTGCTTGCTTCGTCTTTATCTTTCCTTTTCCACTGCTCATTCTTCCACTTTTTCTTCCAGAAAATCCAAATTCGTTACTGTTTTTGTGTAATGCTGATTCGTCTTTTTTATCTGTGTATTATTTCCAACTGTTTATTTCTTCTACAGTTCTAATGCTTGTACTACTACCAAATATTTTGGTCCTTTTGAAAGTGAATTATCGAATTGGAATTGACTGTTTAGATTCATTAATTTAGGAGGACTGAGATTATGCTGTAAAATCTCTCCATTCTTATTCAGTCTAATTTTAGATCTTATTCAACAATATTATAATAACAGTTAAGTGTTTTAATAGCGATTAAATGTTAGACATTAACCGTTAATAATTGATTGTTTATGTAGTTGGATTATCCTTTTATGTTTATGTAGTGGGCTTGATGTTGTTAATTATCCTTCGGTAATCTCCCATTTGCCCCATACAATTTTCTACAATTCATGGGAAAGGTCTCTTGAAAGCTGTTAAATATCAGGTGTTCTTTGGTGCAAACCAAAATGGTGGTGGCTACTTAGAGGTAGAGGAGGAGAAAGTTGTGGGACTAAGGTTCCTATATGATCTTTGAAGGTTGGCTCCATCCCTTGCATATCATGTGCATTGTCTCTTCAACCTAATGGTAAAATCCAAGCCATTTGTTGGTACGATACACATGGCCTCTTGATCAGAGTTTTGCCATGCTCTTTGGCAAAAATATGCTATGCTAATACTGGACCTTTGTCGCTGACCATTTCAGATTAatgataacttttttttttgtgtGTGTTTTCTTCTCTCCCTGATGTGGGACCGCCTTTCTTCCAAGTTCCAACACTTCTTTCAAAGTGTAACTCTGCTTCGCCTACCGAGGTTTACTTACCCATCCATGAATTTAGACTTAAGAGATTTTTTTCCctcataagataaaaaaaaatatataaatataaataattaaaatattttgtgcAAAGATAATCTGGATATAGTAGAATAATTTTTTGAGTAATAACTATTTTTTTTAGATAAACAAACAATTTTATTTACAATATTGTATTTTCAGATTTTGTTACCTCTGTGAAGATATTAAATTACCAAATGTCAATTGAGAAATATGACAAGTTGCCAAACTCTATTGATAGAAAATCATTACCTATACTTGaattttcaattaataaaaaaaaaatcaataatccATGTATTTGTAATTGTCAAATAATccattcaaatattaaaaataataaaacagaACTCCGTTAAGCGAGAAAAACAAAACCCAATAATAGAGAGAAAACAAGACCCCAATATTGGAGAGAAAACTTGAGGAGAGGAACTTAGATATGTTCCAAACAAACACAGATCCGAGACTTtataagccaaaaaaaaaaaaacctaataaGGAGAAAAGATCTAAGGGTAACCACAAATGAATTCTTACTGGTGGTGGTCGCCTAAAAAAAAGatctaaaagaaaaaaagaagacagagggagaagagagacagATATTACATTTAAATGTAGatgtcttttaatatattttactcacgatttgagtatttttataatttaatttttattatttaaaaaaaaatttaaaaaatataaatcattattttttattttaatttagtcaataaaagataattttttaagtttttaattatgatcttattaaattatttatttatttagatcaataaataaatataaatattttaaacttctactaaaaaatttattttgaagcataagaatttataaaaaatatattcacTTTCAATCTATATccccaattaaaatttaaaattttagagatCCTCGGCCAACCCCTTTAAGTCATTGCCTAAACTGGGCATATCCACTTTTACTCGCATCTCATTCATTGTTTCTTAATAGAAGCTAAATAAAAAATTGATGACGAAAAAGTTTTCCTTGTCGGGAAAAGATCTCATAATGCTTCTCACTATTTCTTAGCAAAACCTAAATGCTTTGGATCTCCAATGACAAACCTTGAAAATCTAACCATCCATTAAGTTTATCAAAAGATGTAACCAAAACTAAATTAAAAAGTCTTAACAATGTCGGCTCAGACTTAGTTTAGTGATTAAGACATCCCTCATGAGCAATATTCTTGATTCAACCTCCCAATAAAAATGTACttctgaccaaaaaaaaaaaaaattcttaacaaTGATTGTGCAAATCTCTATCTTTGGCATCAATTTTGAGTGTGGATAGGGAGCAGATTCAAGGTGAGTTCATGCTGAGGCTTCTAAAGTCCTAATTTCAGGAAAATTCTTCCGTTTTCTGTCGCAAGAAAGTGAAAAGATATCACTTAAATTTAGtttgtttttataaaaaataatttatatataaaaagtatttttcataaaaatattttttattatttaattataatgttaaacTAACGATATGTATTTATATTctacataataaataattttatattttaataaaattatcaaaatttaaaaaatatctcattcttttaaaaagaaaatttatttttttattaattttttctttaattagaaaaatattttctacagtCTTAATCTTCGTTTCAATTACCATTGTCAAGGGTAATTATTATCAACTACAAGCCCCTTTGGTGTCTATAAAAGCAATCCAAGCTTCATGGCTAATTGTTATAACCCATTCTTGAATTTTATTTTGTATTTCACTCTACCTCTTAATTTCAAGTTGttatcaaaaattttataaactttaattttatttaaaaattttttaataataaattaaaattaaaggttATAAGTAAAATACAAGATAAAATTCAAGTATGAATCATAAAAATTACTAAATTGAAAGGCGAGTTTAACAAATTTTTCCATAGTTAAAGTGGGATAAATAAtactaatagttattaaaataattaacgaaTTTTATCGTGGATATAAAAGatcaatttattataaatagattaTTTCAATTTCTAATTGAAAAAAATTTCAGGCAGCTGTTCAATAAAAAGTAatcaatattttttattattttattaggcTAATTTCAAACCATCTGAGGCTTACAAAGCCAAGAAATAGTAATTTGCTCCTAAAATTTTTAGCTGGTTAGAAGAGAGTAAAGAACTATAAATTGACCTTGTGGTTCAAAATTGTTTGAATCAAATACAAAATACCCACAATAAATTTCCTTTCATCAATTGATTATAAtttgttaattaaatttaaataaaattaaaatttaataactataataaattgCCACTACAAGAAAGGTTAGATTTAATAGCAACAATTTTTATTGTCAAATGTATAAAATTTATTGCAACAATATATGAATTATTGCatgttattaatataaaattatgacCATAGATATCTACAAAATTATGGttgctgcaaaaaaaaaaaaaaattattgacagTAACAATTATTactgtaaaattttttttaattataataataattaatgtcaTTTTTTTTTACGTAACATTAATAATAATTGTTCATATTATTGCTATATGTTAGTTTTATAGATAGTAAAATTAATGTTGGTGTAAAACTTTTACTGCTAATTCTAATATTTTTTGTAGTATGATCTTTTATAATCCTAATAAATTTTAGATGATTTagtgatttttttaataaaaaagcaGGGGAGTGAAGATTCGAACTTGACGTTTAACCATTAAATTAAATCAGACTACCAATGCACACAATAAACAAATTTCCACATTGtgttctaagttttttttttttcttcaattaatTTGGTTTAAATGAAGTTTTGAACTCAAACTTCACAATGGAATCAAAACTCATTTATTGTCCTAAGATTTTTAGCTCATATGATTGTTGAATAAGGTTTTACTTTCTAGCAGCGAACCAGTCTGCAGGATCTATGCAGCATTTTTTTCTTTAACTCGTAATCATAATCTTACACCCCTGCAAACAACTCAAGTTTTTACTAAGCCAAAGCTCATTAGTTCAATGCAAACGGCTCTGGCATTAATCATCTCTATAGAAAGTGTGTGCCTTCCACAAACTTAAATACAAACACATCAAACGTAGGATCTACTATAACAGAGGATCAAAAATTTACCAAGcttccttattttatttttttaacttctCCAATGCATACAGTTTATATAGTGTAGACCATGCCAACCTTCAGAAGAGCAGCATGAGGTATGTTCAGTGCCACAGGAGGTTCTCTACAGTTTTTATCAAGAAAAACATAGGTCATGATCAAGAATTTCttgatgaaatttaaatcatcgcggAATTCTAAATGCGACTGGCCTAAGAAATATGCAGTACCACTTTCCCTGGAATTAATCAGTTCCTGTAGCTCCTCCCTTGCAGATACCTGCATTTTAGAAGTATTCTCAGGTAAGATAAATCTTACCTTTTTTCTGCATACAGGACCAACTTTCTCAATCATATCACTGGCTGCACCTATGTAAGTTTCAGCATTTGCCATGTTTGCAGGACCCAAATTAATGGTGGTGTTGTAATGTAAAGGAATCAAAGCATTTCCATCTGGTGATGGATTCCCAACAATCATCATTCTTCCTTCAGAAGAAATCAGGGACTCGGAATCATTTTCTTCTAATGAAATGAATTCTCCTATTGAACGAATAATCTGCTCCTCAAAATCATCTGTGTCCCTGACTTGATCACAGTACCCATATCTCACAATGCACCTATAGATTTTGTGGTCTTTGGCACCAACCCTGCCTACAAGATACCTCTCACTTGGAAGCACATATGGGATCGGTAACAACTTGAAAGATACAAAAATCAACACTTGATGAAATGCAGGAAGGTTTGTAATGAAATGTGAGAAGAAAGCTGGGATTCCTGACACTATATCAGTGTAGATTAAACCAATTCCAGGTACTCTAGAAACTCCAAGTCCTGGGCTTAAATCTGTGAGCCATTCGGTAGGCACCTTGTTTTGTAAATCAAACTCATATTTCTTCTTAGTTCCATAATGCCATGCGAACATGACTGTGAAGGTCACTGCTGAAAGGACAAGTAGATACCAACCTCCTTCGTGCAAACTCAGCATACATGCTGATACATACACAGCCTCAATAAACccaaaaaacaataaaaaacatCCTGATAGGAACAAGGTCTTCTCCCAATGCAAAGCAATCACAAGAGACATCAAACAAGTAGTAACTACCATTCCAGAAACAATTGCCAGACCTGCAAAGATTTAATCAGTACAAGCTAGTAAGCTACTTTAAACATGACATAATTCACAGTATAGTTGTATTGCTTCTAATTCAACAGTTTTCAAAGTATCACAGATACTTTAGATGTTGTAATTGAATATAAAAGAAGCTAACGACAAAATGTTGCCTCCCCATAGGAATAGCCCTATCCTAATCGTGATCCAAACCCATCTTGAAAAGATAAAGACAGGAAAGCATACCTACTGAACTTGCAATTCTGTGCAAGTCACGGAAACCAATAGTGACAGTAAGGCTGAGGACCATCAGTAACCAATTGACATCTGGAATGTAAACCTGCCCACGACGGTTATCTGATGTATGTATAACTTTTACTCTAGGGAAACAACCAAGTGCTAGGCACTGGTTTATGATGGAGAAGCTGGCTGTTATTGTTGCCTGGCTTCCAATAACTGAAGCCAGCAGAGATAAGAATAAGAAGACATGACCAAGACGTTCTGGATTGCCATTTTTCCATGAGTTAGGATTCAAAATCCCAGGAGACATAGCCAATAAACCAAATTGAAAGCAATGAAACAACTTACCAGGAATAGATCtactaagatgattaaaatcttcAGAAGCATTCAAGTTTTTGGAGATATATGCAGCTTGACCAGCATAGCAAAAAACTAGAAGTGGATAAATCAAGCAGCTAAATGTTATCTGCAGAAAAGTCACATTGAAAAGTTAACTATATATCTAGATTTTCACATTGTATATTTCAGCAACAAATGCGAGCTCTTTCATTACCTGGATCGATTTCTTTGAGAAATGACCCAAATCTGCAAACATTGCTTCTGATCCTGTAAGGGAAAagagattattaaaattatgcCAATATGGAATGCAACAAGCACTTTAGTCCATGTTAACTGACCTGCGACACAAAGAAGAATGCTACCTAAGGACCTCcaactcttgtcaatatttcttACAAATTTGTACATATATACTGGAGAGATTGCAACAAGGATTTTAGAGTTGAAATGGAATATGTTATATATGCCCACTCCACCGATAAATATGAGCCATATTGTGACAACTGGAGCAAAAATAAACCCAATTTTACGAGTCCCGTAGTGCTGAAGCATGAAAAGGCATACCAGAACAGCACATGCAAAAGCAACCGGTACatctgaaaataaaaataaaaagaagggcaatattataaaaaaaatacaacaAAATATAATGCCATGAACACAAATTTAAATGTAGTTTAGTAAACTGTtcattgtcaaaataaaatataGTTTACTAAATTATTCCCATTCCTCACAAGAAGTTCTTGCAAAAGTAATGAACAGGTCTCAGTAGATCCTATCCAGCAAGTTTTTCACTGAATTGGGCAGCATTGAGCTTTTAAAGTAGCTAAGAAGCAAGAACAAGATCTGGGTATCTGAAGACTTCAAAGGATGTTCTATCCTCAAATAACATAATATGTCCAGCTATAAGTTGACCAAGTGATCAACAAGTTCAACAAAAAAGTCAAATTCCAAGAATCATGGCTAAGAATCAACTCTGATACTTAAGATTACAGCATCACCTTACATTGACTTGCTCCTTAATCTATGATTTCTATAAAAAAGCCCCTTCAAATTAGTATCCAGTTAGTGCAGGAAGAGTAAAGGGTTCATTTTAGAACAAAAGGCAGGAAATTGAAGGTTGATACATCTAGTAACAGCAAAGTTGCAAAAACGTAGCTCAGGTGGGAATAGGATAGCAAAATCAACACATTTATGTACTTTCATCTTATGAATTTGAAGCCCTAGGTAGGTATCACTTTGTTGTCAATACATATCATCCAACCACAGAAATTGTATGGGCATACAATGATTCTATACCAAGAAGATTACATGGACCAGCACATGGACTATATAGTTTTACAAGTTAATTTGGTCCAAAGACAGGGCAATTAATGTCTCCAATTCAACATCTTTAACGTGTTGCTGTCAGCTAAAGCCATGACTAACAAGAGAATGGAGAGTTTCCCCATTTAAAGGTACCAGTAGCCCTTAAAAGCAGGATATATTCTTTATTTCAGAGAAGAAACTTAAAAGATCATGTTAAAAACTGTTGATCTCTACACATCTGCCAACACTTCTATAATCAGTCAGACAGTCACAAATTTTCATTAGTCCAATAGGGGAACATTCTAAAAGCAGAAATTTTAGTCCTCAATGTCCCAAGGGAGTAAAGGTTTGTAGTTTGCCTTGCTTGTTTCATCTTTGTTTCATCTCTTTCCCAGTTTGAATGTTGAGCAGTGAAGTCTTAGTAGGAAACGAGCATTGAATTGTGTTGGCACAAAGGTCAAAATTAATTGAGAAAAGTACGAATTTCATGGATATATTTGAGCAATGGAAAATAAAGAACATCAAAGAACCATGCATAAAGATTGAAATTCAAGAAGGCATAGAAAGAAAACGAAAAGTAGTGTGTGAAAAATATCCAAACCACAGGAATCTTACATCTTTCAATGGCATCTGATATGGATTGCTGTCTCATTGGTGAAGATGAATCTGGAGAAAACCACAGGTTATAAGTAAAATTATGAAATGATATTGAACAGAAGGCCGTTATACGACATGAAAAGGTATTTATCATCTTTATATGTTAAATCTCATAGCTTGCTCTTACACTTAATTTTTGACAATGCTCGTTGAAGACCTGAGGAAGCTGATAATACTGGTAATCATCAAAATAGTTATGTCAGTAGAGaaagagggaagaagaaaaataaagtaaatgtcaatcaatttatcaacactgaaaaaaatatatacaatttTGATAAAGAATCTTGAACCTGAAATGGATGGGGTAAGCACTGCATCACCAATTATCAGACAAGCTCCGGACAGTGCTAAAAAGAGCATCACATAGTGACTACTTTTATATTTTTCGATAGCCCTTCTGGCCCTTGATTCAGCCTTGATCCTGAGAGGGCTTCCCCTTTCATGATGCATGATCTCCTTGGTGCTTCTATCATCTGGAAGCAGACCCACTTTAGCATGCCTGCATAATAATGAGTATAAAGCAAAAGTACCACCTGCAAGTTGTTGAAGTAAGCCACTCTATTACAATCCTTTTAAAATGATCCTTTTGAGTTTAACTAACAGTTATTAGTGGTCATTACCCTCCCCATTGTCATCGGCCCTCAGTACTATGAAGGCGTACTTAAGTAAAGAAATGATAGTCAGAGTCCAGAAAATAAAGGAGAAGTATTCAAATGCAGTTCCATCTGAATGGAAATCTTCAGTTGGGATTGTCCCAAAGACATATAAAGGGGCAGTACTCAGGCGACCATAAACCACTCCAATGCTTTGATATGACAGAATGAGTGTGTGCTTCCACGTCTCCTTCTGTTCATTATCACATCAGAAATGCAGATGACATTATCAAAACCATGGACAAAGTTCTGCAGCTGCGCTGCTTTAGTAGTCTTCTTATTTCTTAAAATATTTAGTTGAAATTGGTGCACAGAGAAAGAATCCTTCTGTGAAGGATTAGATCCCCAGT encodes:
- the LOC110647321 gene encoding homeobox protein knotted-1-like 2 — protein: MESKRSCTTTAAATSSKEKEEEEAEALKKRISSHPLYGLLVQTHMDCLKVVSIDEADQCHSMKQKVAAGRNISSSSLSQPELDHFMEAYCLALSKLKEAMEEPQHETIAFINSMHLQLRELTTTYTETSDEPSTTSSDIRRKHD